Proteins encoded by one window of Amaranthus tricolor cultivar Red isolate AtriRed21 chromosome 4, ASM2621246v1, whole genome shotgun sequence:
- the LOC130810285 gene encoding serine/arginine-rich splicing factor SR45a: MADSHRNRYSRSPSPRKVRSRSQSRSRSRSRSMSPPRYRSRSRSRSRSGSHSRVERDESNPGNTLFVTGLSSRVTERELEDFFSREGKVSSVFLVVEPRTRVSRGFAFVTMSSIEDADRCIKYLNQSVLEGRYITVEKSRRKRPRTPTPGHYLGIGTSRRRYRGGYGRDDYTHRRSPRRSPYRGGRGYSPRRSPYAERSKRYRSRSYSPYGSPDRGYGRRSGVYAR, from the exons ATG GCTGATTCTCACCGTAACAG GTATTCGAGGTCTCCATCACCTCGAAAGGTTAGATCAAGGTCCCAATCTAGGTCTAGGTCGAGGTCTAGATCAATGTCTCCTCCAAGATACCGTTCCCGCTCTCGTTCCAGGTCAAGGTCCGGAAGTCATAGCAG AGTTGAGAGGGATGAATCGAATCCTGGAAACACACTTTTTGTGACTGGTCTCTCATCCAGAGTTACAGAAAGAGAACTTGAAGACTTCTTTTCCAGGGAGGGAAAG GTGAGCTCAGTGTTTTTGGTTGTGGAGCCACGTACGCGCGTATCGCGAGGTTTTGCTTTTGTAACCATGAGCAGTATTGAAGATGCTGATCGGTGCATCAAATACCTTAATCAATCTGTTCTTGAAGGTCGATACATCACTGTTGAGAAG TCGAGGAGGAAACGGCCAAGAACACCGACACCTGGGCATTATCTTGGCATTG GCACGTCCCGTCGCAGATACCGTGGTGGGTATGGACGTGATGACTACACTCATAGGAGATCACCAAGACGTTCACCATACCGTGGTGGTCGAGGCTATTCTCCTCGTCGTTCTCCTTACGCTGAAAGGTCAAAGAGGTACCGATCAAGGTCCTACTCTCCTTATGGAAGCCCAGACAGAGGATATGGTCGTCGATCTGGTGTCTATGCCAGATAA
- the LOC130810508 gene encoding uncharacterized protein At1g76070, whose protein sequence is MENPNKPKNLFLKFLPKVVNFQNPQFSPRRDHHHHHNFSGKLKAHAHKGFSGPINYSKLPEEARSKPNKDGSFEAHEPTSPKVSCMGQIKYKHRKNKLRKINSKRIITNFDQVKKNKSPMMIKLFRKSSKVDKKSKGLQSEEHGKITRGVVGDNNNNNNNNNNNNNNNKRVSNMKPCLGQLKKFSSGRESLANFDWTAQIAPIDHDYRDYYSDDDEERRRDNLDDDEDDDDEVIIPYSAPILLGGRSYDDHDDEDVKRRSSCLKARKEVNLWKRRTMAPPPPLSLNSKARS, encoded by the coding sequence ATGGAAAACCCAAACAAACCCAAGAATTTATTTCTCAAATTCTTACCAAAAGTTGTTAACTTTCAAAACCCTCAATTTAGCCCTAGAagagatcatcatcatcatcataatttttcAGGTAAGCTTAAAGCCCATGCACATAAAGGGTTTTCTGGCCCAATAAACTACTCTAAATTACCCGAAGAAGCCCGATCAAAGCCCAATAAAGATGGTAGTTTTGAAGCCCATGAGCCCACTTCTCCAAAGGTATCTTGCATGGGGCAAATCAAGTATAAACATAGAAAAAATaagttaagaaaaataaattccaaaagaattattactaattttgatcaagtgaagaaaaataaatctCCTATGATGATCAAATTGTTTAGAAAATCATcaaaagttgataaaaaatcaaAGGGTTTACAAAGTGAGGAACATGGTAAGATTACAAGGGGAGTTGTAggagataataataataataataataataataataataataataataataataaaagggtTTCTAATATGAAGCCTTGTTTGGGACAATTGAAGAAGTTTTCTAGTGGAAGAGAATCATTAGCTAATTTTGATTGGACGGCTCAGATTGCTCCAATTGATCATGATTATAGAGATTATTAttctgatgatgatgaagaaagaagaagagataatcttgatgatgatgaagatgatgatgatgaggtaATTATCCCGTACTCCGCACCTATATTACTAGGTGGAAGATCAtatgatgatcatgatgatgaGGATGTGAAGAGAAGGTCGTCATGTTTGAAGGCAAGGAAGGAAGTTAATCTTTGGAAGAGAAGAACTATGGCTCCACCTCCCCCACTTTCATTAAATTCTAAGGCTAGATCATGA
- the LOC130810286 gene encoding pentatricopeptide repeat-containing protein At5g40410, mitochondrial: MENEGLMVKIAMFRTRTAHNNVFTKLQSLLEAVSSCCSILKCQQIHAIIIKSHFINDGFIGDRLVSLYAKLGFNSYARKLCDEIPDKDLVSWNSFISGSSKSGILALCLDAFQRLRNEANYKPNEVTFISVISACTINSALIEGRMFHGYVVKNGFIREVKVVNALVNMYGKLGFLDFACVLFNGLQFPSLVSWNSLIGVHAHSGHCNEVMGIFNSMRRVGVKPDQATMVGLLQGCTEMGIGKQARTVHCYVLKCGFGVDMLVVTSIMSVYSKSGQLNVALDVFRELKCPDAVAWTSLLASYAIHGFGGEAIKVFEEMVDRGIRPDHVTFTHLLSACSHAGLISEGRKFFEDMFRVYRVHPRIDHYSCMVDLLGRAGLLEDAVGLIKSMPIEPNVGVWGALLGACRIHKNVELGKEAAENLFLLDSSDRRNYIMLSNIYSASGKWINASKIRCLMKEGNLIGGRGCSLIEHGNKVYRFVAGDQSHPYSAKIYSKLEEIIRKIQEVGLERQTKFILHDVEEDIKIDMINKHSEKLALAFGLLVTNTNMPITIIKNIRICGDCHSVIKFVSLMEKRTIIVRDPKRFHHFVNGICSCKDYW; encoded by the coding sequence ATGGAGAATGAGGGATTGATGGTAAAAATTGCTATGTTTCGAACTAGAACTGCCCACAATAATGTTTTCACTAAGCTGCAATCTTTATTAGAAGCCGTGAGCTCTTGTTGCTCCATTCTAAAATGTCAGCAAATTCACGCCATTATAATCAAATCCCACTTCATCAATGATGGTTTTATTGGGGATCGTTTGGTATCATTGTATGCTAAATTGGGTTTCAATAGTTATGCCCGGAAGCTGTGCGATGAAATTCCTGACAAAGATTTAGTCTCCTGGAATTCCTTCATTTCTGGGTCTTCTAAAAGTGGCATTCTTGCTTTATGTTTGGATGCATTTCAACGATTGAGGAATGAGGCAAACTATAAGCCTAATGAGGTAACTTTTATCTCTGTTATTTCTGCTTGTACTATTAATTCAGCTTTGATTGAAGGTAGAATGTTTCATGGGTATGTTGTGAAAAATGGGTTTATTAGGGAAGTTAAGGTTGTTAATGCTTTGGTAAATATGTATGGAAAGTTGGGTTTCCTAGATTTTGcttgtgttttgtttaatgGTTTGCAATTTCCTAGTTTGGTTTCATGGAATTCTCTTATTGGTGTACATGCTCATAGTGGTCATTGCAATGAAGTTATGGGTATTTTTAATTCAATGAGAAGAGTTGGTGTTAAGCCTGATCAAGCTACTATGGTTGGCTTACTTCAAGGATGTACAGAAATGGGTATTGGAAAACAGGCAAGAACTGTACATTGTTATGTTCTTAAGTGTGGATTTGGGGTGGATATGCTGGTTGTGACCTCCATTATGAGTGTATATTCGAAATCGGGGCAGCTGAATGTTGCATTAGATGTTTTTAGAGAGTTAAAATGTCCTGATGCCGTAGCTTGGACGTCTTTACTTGCTAGCTATGCTATACATGGGTTTGGGGGTGAAGCTATAAAAGTCTTTGAGGAAATGGTTGATAGAGGGATTCGTCCTGATCATGTTACTTTCACTCATCTATTAAGTGCTTGTAGCCATGCTGGCCTTATTTCCGAGGGTAGGAAATTTTTCGAAGATATGTTCAGAGTTTATCGAGTTCATCCTAGAATAGATCACTATTCTTGCATGGTTGACCTATTAGGTCGTGCAGGACTCTTGGAAGATGCAGTTGGGCTGATTAAGAGCATGCCAATAGAGCCAAATGTAGGTGTTTGGGGTGCTCTTCTAGGTGCTTGTAGGATTCACAAGAATGTAGAACTCGGAAAGGAAGCTGCtgagaatttatttttattagattcCTCTGACCGCAGGAATTATATCATGTTGTCGAATATATACTCTGCTTCTGGCAAATGGATAAATGCTTCCAAAATCAGGTGTTTGATGAAAGAGGGGAATTTGATTGGGGGTCGTGGCTGTAGTCTGATTGAGCATGGAAACAAAGTTTATCGGTTTGTAGCTGGTGATCAGTCTCATCCATACTCAGCCAAGATCTATTCAAAATTGGAGGAAATCATTaggaaaattcaagaagttggACTAGAGCGCCAAACAAAATTTATCTTGCATGATGTTGAGGAGGATATTAAGATAGATATGATCAATAAGCATAGCGAAAAATTAGCCCTTGCTTTTGGTTTACTAGTGACCAACACTAACATgccaataactataataaagaACATCAGAATATGTGGTGACTGCCACTCTGTCATTAAGTTTGTATCATTGATGGAGAAGCGTACTATCATTGTCCGAGATCCGAAACGgtttcatcattttgtaaatGGGATATGTTCTTGCAaggattattggtga
- the LOC130810288 gene encoding thioredoxin-like protein CDSP32, chloroplastic yields the protein MASSSSSPSSLTFSLSNPLKTSLPPNLTPSHFSPFPSFTHLPTLQSSKKPHISPIKSSTTTPNPTSSNTKKTDKRVKRVHSIDEFDNALKAAQNKLVVVEFATSDNDNSRQIYPFMVELSRSCNDVEFILVLGDESEATKELCKRENIDQVPHFSFYKSMEKIHEEEAIGPDMLEGDVLYYGDSHSAVVQLHSREDVERLINDHRDDGKLIVLDVGLKHCGPCVKVYPTVIKLSRQMETVVFARMIGDENESCMEFLKDMEVIQVPTFLFLRGGKICGRYVGSGKGELIGEILRYQGVRVTY from the coding sequence ATggcatcttcatcatcatctccaTCTTCATTAACATTTTCCCTATCAAACCCACTAAAAACATCCCTTCCACCCAACCTAACCCCATCCCACTTCTCACCCTTTCCATCTTTCACCCATCTTCCAACCCTCCAATCCTCCAAAAAACCCCACATTTCTCCTATAAAATCAAGCACAACCACCCCAAACCCGACCTCCTCGAACACGAAAAAAACCGACAAACGTGTAAAACGAGTCCATAGCATCGATGAATTCGACAACGCCCTAAAAGCGGCACAAAATAAGCTTGTTGTAGTAGAGTTTGCTACAAGTGACAATGATAATAGTCGTCAAATTTACCCTTTTATGGTCGAGTTAAGTCGATCATGTAATGATGTCGAATTTATATTAGTCCTAGGGGACGAATCCGAAGCAACAAAAGAATTATGCAAAAGGGAAAATATTGATCAAGTCccacatttttcattttataagtCCATGGAAAAGATCCATGAAGAAGAGGCTATAGGACCAGATATGCTAGAAGGGGATGTACTATACTACGGTGATAGTCACTCTGCTGTGGTGCAGCTTCATTCAAGGGAAGATGTGGAGCgactgatcaatgatcatcgtgATGATGGGAAACTAATTGTCCTTGATGTAGGACTTAAACATTGTGGGCCTTGTGTTAAGGTATACCCTACAGTTATAAAGTTGTCTAGGCAAATGGAGACTGTTGTATTTGCTAGAATGATTGGGGATGAGAATGAAAGTTGTATGGAGTTTTTGAAGGATATGGAGGTTATACAAGTCCCAACGTTTTTGTTTTTAAGGGGTGGTAAGATTTGTGGAAGGTATGTTGGATCTGGTAAAGGGGAACTTATTGGAGAGATTTTGAGATATCAAGGAGTTAGGGTTACTTATTAG
- the LOC130810287 gene encoding 24-methylenesterol C-methyltransferase 3, producing MDTITLLCTLGLLFVSLYWFICIHGPAEQKGKRAVDLTGGSISSEKIQDKYNQYWSFFRRPKEIEKAEKVPDFVDTFYNLVTDIYEWGWGQSFHFSPSIPGKSHREATLIHEEMAVDLIKVKPGQKIIDVGCGVGGPMRAIASHSRANVVGITINEYQVNRAKMHNKKAGLDSLCDVVCGNFLEMPFKDNTFDGAYSIEATCHAPRLEDVYSEIFRVIKPGSMFVSYEWVTTDKYNHEDPEHRDVIQGIERGDALPGMRSYADISVAAKKVGFEVVEERDLAAPPAKPWWDRLKMGRIAYWRNHIVVTILAAIGVAPKGTVDVHEMLFKTADYLTRGGDSGIFSPMHMILCRKPHDANCVDKSDS from the coding sequence ATGGATACCATAACTTTACTCTGCACACTTGGTCTCCTCTTCGTATCCCTTTACTGGTTCATCTGTATACACGGCCCAGCCGAACAAAAAGGCAAACGAGCCGTTGATCTCACCGGCGGTTCAATTTCTTCGGAAAAAATCCAAGACAAATACAATCAGTATTGGTCTTTCTTCCGCCGTCCAAAAGAAATCGAAAAGGCAGAAAAAGTCCCTGATTTCGTCGATACATTCTACAATCTTGTCACAGATATTTACGAATGGGGGTGGGGACAATCCTTCCATTTTTCGCCGTCAATCCCCGGAAAATCTCATCGAGAAGCAACTCTTATCCACGAAGAGATGGCTGTCGATCTAATCAAAGTAAAACCAGGTCAAAAAATCATCGACGTTGGGTGTGGTGTTGGTGGGCCCATGCGTGCGATTGCATCACACTCACGTGCGAATGTCGTCGGAATCACCATTAACGAGTATCAAGTCAACCGTGCAAAGATGCACAACAAAAAAGCTGGGTTAGATTCCTTATGCGACGTCGTTTGTGGTAATTTCCTTGAAATGCCATTCAAGGACAACACCTTTGACGGAGCTTACTCAATCGAAGCTACATGTCATGCTCCAAGACTAGAAGATGTATACTCCGAGATCTTCCGGGTCATAAAACCCGGATCCATGTTCGTCTCCTACGAATGGGTTACGACCGATAAATACAATCACGAAGATCCGGAACATAGAGATGTAATCCAAGGGATCGAAAGAGGTGATGCACTTCCGGGTATGAGAAGTTATGCGGATATATCCGTTGCGGCTAAGAAAGTAGGGTTTGAAGTTGTTGAAGAAAGGGATTTGGCTGCCCCACCCGCGAAACCATGGTGGGATAGACTTAAAATGGGTCGGATCGCTTATTGGAGGAACCATATTGTTGTTACTATCTTAGCTGCTATTGGGGTTGCACCGAAAGGAACGGTGGATGTTCATGAGATGCTCTTTAAAACCGCTGATTATCTTACACGTGGTGGGGATTCTGGAATTTTTAGCCCTATGCATATGATTCTCTGTAGAAAGCCTCATGATGCTAACTGTGTGGACAAATCGGATTCTTGA